A section of the Pimelobacter simplex genome encodes:
- the flhA gene encoding flagellar biosynthesis protein FlhA, producing the protein MPVKSLTKLGVPLGIVLIVVMLVVPLPAVLLDLMIALNITGALLVLMVAMFIHKPLEFAAFPSVILVMTLFRLALNVSATRLVLLDGYAGKVIDTFGHFVVGGSLIVGLIVFAILLVIQFVVITNGAGRVAEVGARFTLDAMPGKQMAIDADLNSGLIDEEEARRRRAEVHAEADFHGAMDGASKFVKGDAIAAIVITLVNLLGGFAIGVAQYGMPFGEAINTYSLLSIGDGLVSQIPALLLSVATGLIVTRSVADSDMGSDIVGQIFQRKMPLRVAGFGALALCVIPGLPKLPFLVAGGLMLLGASRIDEKSATGTAADAAGAGGPGELVQVPDSPEALVTEIRVDPLGLELSADLIDLVDTRSGGDLLDRVKALRRKVAGELGIVIPPVRTRDNLELPPHTYAITLYGAEVARGEAPRGTVLAIGDFLGSLPGTPTQEPVFGLEAKWIPAELRHQAEIGGATVVDRASVVTTHLAEVVHQHASRLLGREDVRLLTDVVKRTHPVVIEELTPTLLPLGEVQRVLRSLLEERIPIRDLVRIFEALSIRATSSKEHDALVEAARAALEPALAAPYVTDGVLHAISFEPLLEQQMLEGLRPTDQGAVIVLDPDIAQQVLLGLTQAAHAAENADVRPVLVCAPALRAAVRRLVAPAVERLPVFSYAELGAAREVTSVAVISGHGARPALGTIGVGA; encoded by the coding sequence ATGCCCGTGAAGTCGCTGACCAAGCTCGGTGTGCCCCTGGGCATCGTGCTCATCGTGGTCATGCTCGTGGTGCCGCTGCCGGCGGTGCTGCTCGACCTGATGATCGCGCTCAACATCACCGGTGCCCTGCTCGTCCTGATGGTCGCCATGTTCATCCACAAGCCGCTGGAGTTCGCCGCCTTCCCCTCGGTGATCCTGGTGATGACGCTGTTCCGGCTCGCGCTCAACGTCAGCGCGACCCGCCTGGTCCTCCTCGACGGGTACGCCGGCAAGGTGATCGACACGTTCGGCCACTTCGTCGTCGGCGGCTCGCTGATCGTCGGCCTGATCGTGTTCGCGATCCTGCTGGTGATCCAGTTCGTCGTCATCACCAACGGCGCCGGCCGCGTCGCCGAGGTGGGTGCGCGGTTCACGCTCGACGCCATGCCCGGCAAGCAGATGGCGATCGACGCCGACCTCAACTCCGGGCTCATCGACGAGGAGGAGGCGCGGCGACGGCGGGCCGAGGTGCACGCCGAGGCGGACTTCCACGGCGCGATGGACGGTGCCTCCAAGTTCGTCAAGGGCGACGCGATCGCGGCGATCGTGATCACGCTGGTCAACCTGCTCGGCGGCTTCGCGATCGGCGTGGCGCAGTACGGCATGCCGTTCGGCGAGGCGATCAACACCTACTCGCTGCTGTCGATCGGCGACGGCCTCGTCTCGCAGATCCCCGCGCTGCTGCTGTCGGTCGCGACCGGCCTCATCGTCACCCGCTCGGTCGCCGACTCCGACATGGGCTCCGACATCGTCGGCCAGATCTTCCAGCGCAAGATGCCGCTGCGGGTGGCCGGGTTCGGCGCTCTCGCGCTGTGCGTCATCCCGGGCCTGCCGAAGCTGCCGTTCCTCGTGGCGGGCGGGCTCATGCTGCTCGGCGCCAGCCGGATCGACGAGAAGTCCGCCACCGGTACGGCGGCCGACGCCGCCGGTGCCGGCGGCCCCGGCGAGCTCGTCCAGGTCCCCGACTCCCCCGAGGCGCTCGTCACCGAGATCCGGGTCGATCCGCTCGGGCTGGAGCTCTCCGCCGACCTCATCGACCTCGTCGACACCCGCTCCGGCGGCGACCTGCTCGACCGGGTCAAGGCACTGCGCCGCAAGGTCGCCGGCGAGCTCGGCATCGTCATCCCCCCGGTGCGCACGCGCGACAACCTCGAGCTGCCGCCGCACACCTACGCCATCACCCTGTACGGCGCCGAGGTGGCCCGCGGCGAGGCCCCCCGCGGCACGGTGCTGGCCATCGGCGACTTCCTCGGCTCGCTCCCCGGCACGCCCACGCAGGAGCCCGTCTTCGGCCTGGAGGCCAAGTGGATCCCGGCCGAGCTGCGCCACCAGGCCGAGATCGGCGGCGCCACCGTCGTCGACCGCGCGTCCGTGGTGACCACACACCTCGCCGAGGTCGTCCACCAGCACGCCAGCCGGCTGCTCGGCCGCGAGGACGTCCGCCTGCTCACCGACGTCGTCAAGCGCACCCACCCGGTCGTCATCGAGGAGCTCACCCCGACCCTCCTGCCGCTCGGCGAGGTGCAGCGCGTGCTGCGCTCGCTGCTGGAGGAGCGCATCCCGATCCGCGACCTGGTGCGGATCTTCGAGGCGCTGTCGATCCGCGCGACCTCGTCCAAGGAGCACGACGCGCTGGTCGAGGCGGCCCGGGCCGCGCTCGAGCCGGCGCTCGCGGCGCCGTACGTCACGGACGGGGTGCTGCACGCGATCAGCTTCGAGCCCCTGCTGGAGCAGCAGATGCTCGAAGGCCTGCGTCCCACCGACCAGGGCGCCGTCATCGTGCTCGACCCGGACATCGCCCAGCAGGTGCTGCTCGGGCTCACCCAGGCGGCGCACGCGGCCGAGAATGCCGACGTACGGCCGGTCCTGGTCTGCGCACCCGCCCTCCGCGCCGCCGTACGACGCCTGGTGGCGCCCGCGGTCGAACGGCTCCCCGTGTTCTCCTACGCCGAGCTCGGCGCCGCCCGTGAGGTCACCTCGGTGGCCGTGATCAGCGGCCACGGCGCCCGGCCGGCGCTCGGCACGATCGGGGTGGGGGCGTGA
- a CDS encoding EscU/YscU/HrcU family type III secretion system export apparatus switch protein: protein MAASSEEKTEKPTPKKKKEARKEGQVPRTPELGGWLGLLVVALALGPLMDHELNAVRTLMATNLRAAERPSIPLALHLLGQAGQHILVSLVVLGAMVMVIGVVSALAQGGFYLAPKLAKPDAKKLNPLQGAKRLLGPHAAWEGVKVLVKSSVVAFLAWGAVKSMMPLVGGLLPIELVLHELTAEVSRLVLTVAIAGLVMAAADYAMMKRRIGKQIRMSHSEIKQEHKQAEGDPLVKSAIRSRQLAAARNRMISDVGTADVLLVNPTHVAVALRYDPDRGAPRVVARGAGAIAAKIRERAAEERVPLVQDVPLARALYRHCQVGQEIPRELWAAVAQVLAFVLSRRHAGQHGGEHRTPRRTDELPEVLAGARRRRAQST, encoded by the coding sequence ATGGCCGCGTCGAGCGAGGAGAAGACCGAGAAACCCACTCCCAAGAAGAAGAAGGAGGCCCGCAAGGAAGGCCAGGTCCCGCGCACGCCCGAGCTCGGCGGCTGGCTCGGCCTCCTCGTCGTCGCCCTCGCGCTCGGTCCCCTGATGGACCACGAGCTCAACGCCGTCCGCACCCTGATGGCCACCAACCTGCGCGCCGCCGAACGTCCCTCGATCCCGCTCGCCCTGCACCTGCTCGGCCAGGCCGGCCAGCACATCCTGGTCAGCCTCGTCGTGCTCGGCGCGATGGTGATGGTGATCGGCGTGGTCTCCGCCCTGGCCCAGGGCGGCTTCTACCTCGCCCCCAAGCTCGCCAAGCCCGACGCCAAGAAGCTCAACCCCCTCCAGGGCGCCAAGCGCCTCCTCGGCCCGCACGCCGCCTGGGAGGGCGTGAAGGTCCTCGTGAAGAGCTCCGTCGTCGCCTTCCTCGCCTGGGGCGCGGTGAAGTCGATGATGCCCCTCGTCGGCGGCCTGCTGCCCATCGAGCTCGTCCTCCACGAGCTCACCGCCGAGGTCTCCCGCCTCGTCCTCACCGTCGCCATCGCCGGGCTCGTCATGGCCGCCGCCGACTACGCGATGATGAAGCGCCGGATCGGCAAGCAGATCCGGATGAGCCACAGCGAGATCAAGCAGGAGCACAAGCAGGCCGAGGGCGATCCCCTCGTCAAGAGCGCCATCCGCAGCCGCCAGCTCGCCGCCGCGCGCAACCGGATGATCTCCGACGTCGGCACCGCCGACGTCCTCCTGGTCAACCCCACCCACGTCGCCGTCGCGCTCCGCTACGACCCTGACCGCGGCGCGCCCCGCGTCGTCGCACGCGGTGCCGGCGCCATCGCGGCCAAGATCCGCGAGCGCGCCGCCGAGGAGCGCGTCCCGCTGGTCCAGGACGTCCCCCTCGCCCGCGCGCTCTACCGCCACTGCCAGGTCGGCCAGGAGATCCCCCGCGAGCTCTGGGCCGCCGTCGCGCAGGTCCTCGCGTTCGTGCTCAGCCGGCGGCACGCGGGGCAGCACGGCGGCGAGCACCGCACCCCTCGTCGTACGGACGAGCTGCCGGAGGTGCTCGCCGGGGCCCGGCGGCGCCGGGCGCAGTCCACCTGA
- a CDS encoding flagellar biosynthetic protein FliR, giving the protein MVLSVDGAALSALLLASVRVVAWLAVVPPFATRGIPAMAKVVLALGLSLTMAPTLATQDLPSTTPALLMATVAQALIGVAMGYVTMLLFAAIGAAGALIDLFGGFAIAAAWDPLGMNMNTVFGRFHQILATALLVVTGGHLLVIGGLLSTFRYLPLTGMPDISSWDGVLVTAFSMFFTVAVQMALPMIAVLFVADLALALLTKVAPQLNALNVMFPAKVGLTLLLLGLSFPMLPDAVERLVGFANDAMATMSGAG; this is encoded by the coding sequence GTGGTCCTCTCCGTCGACGGTGCCGCGCTCAGCGCGCTGCTGCTCGCCTCCGTGCGGGTGGTGGCGTGGCTGGCCGTCGTACCGCCGTTCGCGACCCGGGGCATCCCTGCGATGGCCAAGGTCGTGCTGGCGCTGGGCCTGTCGCTGACGATGGCGCCGACGCTGGCCACCCAGGACCTGCCCAGCACCACGCCCGCGCTGCTCATGGCGACCGTCGCGCAGGCGCTGATCGGCGTCGCCATGGGCTACGTGACGATGCTGCTCTTCGCCGCGATCGGCGCCGCCGGCGCGCTGATCGACCTCTTCGGCGGCTTCGCGATCGCCGCCGCCTGGGACCCCCTGGGCATGAACATGAACACCGTCTTCGGCCGGTTCCACCAGATCCTCGCGACCGCGCTGCTCGTCGTGACCGGCGGGCACCTGCTGGTGATCGGCGGCCTGCTCAGCACGTTCCGCTACCTGCCGCTGACCGGGATGCCCGACATCTCCAGCTGGGACGGCGTCCTCGTCACGGCGTTCTCGATGTTCTTCACCGTGGCCGTGCAGATGGCACTGCCGATGATCGCGGTGCTCTTCGTCGCCGACCTCGCGCTCGCGCTGCTGACCAAGGTCGCGCCCCAGCTCAACGCGCTCAACGTGATGTTCCCGGCCAAGGTCGGGCTCACGCTCCTGCTGCTCGGGCTGTCGTTCCCGATGCTGCCCGACGCCGTCGAGCGGCTCGTCGGGTTCGCGAACGACGCCATGGCCACGATGTCCGGAGCGGGGTGA
- the fliQ gene encoding flagellar biosynthesis protein FliQ, protein MTDTAIIEIALKTMLVALKLSAPILATSLVIGFAISLFQAMTQIQEFTLAFVPKLVGVAMALLFCGNWMLHTLMAFTRELFAILPGLLV, encoded by the coding sequence GTGACCGACACCGCGATCATCGAGATCGCCCTCAAGACCATGCTCGTCGCCCTCAAGCTGTCGGCGCCGATCCTCGCGACCTCGCTGGTGATCGGCTTCGCCATCTCGCTGTTCCAGGCGATGACCCAGATCCAGGAGTTCACGCTCGCCTTCGTGCCCAAGCTCGTCGGCGTCGCGATGGCCCTGCTCTTCTGCGGCAACTGGATGCTGCACACCCTCATGGCCTTCACCCGGGAGCTGTTCGCCATCCTCCCCGGCCTCCTCGTCTAG
- the fliP gene encoding flagellar type III secretion system pore protein FliP (The bacterial flagellar biogenesis protein FliP forms a type III secretion system (T3SS)-type pore required for flagellar assembly.) codes for MNALSHLVLALDPNGPNGPKGPGNGGSVEIDLSGLTDKPSHGLLVFLALTLLSLLPAIVLTCTSFTKVLVVLGLTRNALGLQQTPNNQVLAGLALFLSLFIMAPVLSDMNDAGVQPYLKGDKSNSAAFQDGMEPLRAFMLDNTGDDELTLLTSVADRKLPENREDVPTATLIPAFVLSELKDAFIIGFIIFIPFLVIDIVVSGALMSLGMMMMPPVMVSLPFKLLLFVMVDGWALVIRSLVASYTGGG; via the coding sequence GTGAACGCACTGAGCCACCTGGTCCTCGCGCTCGACCCCAACGGGCCCAACGGGCCGAAGGGCCCCGGCAACGGGGGCAGCGTCGAGATCGACCTGTCCGGACTGACCGACAAGCCGAGCCACGGCCTGCTGGTCTTCCTCGCGCTGACGCTGCTCAGCCTGCTCCCGGCGATCGTGCTGACCTGCACCAGCTTCACCAAGGTGCTCGTCGTGCTGGGCCTGACCCGCAACGCGCTCGGCCTCCAGCAGACCCCGAACAACCAGGTGCTGGCGGGGCTCGCGCTCTTCCTGAGCCTGTTCATCATGGCCCCGGTGCTGTCGGACATGAACGACGCCGGCGTCCAGCCCTACCTCAAGGGCGACAAGTCCAACTCCGCCGCCTTCCAGGACGGCATGGAGCCGCTGCGCGCCTTCATGCTCGACAACACCGGCGACGACGAGCTGACCCTGCTCACCAGCGTCGCCGACCGCAAGCTCCCCGAGAACCGCGAGGACGTCCCGACCGCGACGCTGATCCCCGCGTTCGTGCTCTCGGAGCTCAAGGACGCCTTCATCATCGGGTTCATCATCTTCATCCCGTTCCTGGTCATCGACATCGTCGTGAGCGGAGCGTTGATGAGTCTCGGCATGATGATGATGCCGCCGGTGATGGTGTCGTTGCCGTTCAAGCTGCTGCTGTTCGTGATGGTCGACGGCTGGGCGCTCGTGATCAGGTCGCTCGTCGCGTCGTACACCGGAGGCGGTTAG
- a CDS encoding flagellar biosynthetic protein FliO — MSGADPNLGELAFRLVGSLVVVVGLLLLIARGVNRRFKAPTGAAIQVVHRQALGRGQAVAIVSVGTRVLVLGTTEQQVTLLTEVEPDEIGLDLDPAALEADPAETPRHKQPLTTGPLAGSVLSPQTWKQTLAAVTGQSSDSTPPRRRAS, encoded by the coding sequence ATGTCCGGCGCTGACCCGAACCTCGGAGAGCTGGCGTTCCGCCTGGTCGGCTCGCTCGTGGTGGTCGTCGGGCTGCTGCTGCTCATCGCGCGGGGCGTCAACCGGCGCTTCAAGGCGCCCACCGGTGCGGCGATCCAGGTCGTGCACCGCCAGGCGCTCGGCCGCGGCCAGGCCGTCGCGATCGTCTCGGTCGGCACCCGCGTCCTCGTCCTCGGTACGACGGAGCAGCAGGTCACGCTGCTCACCGAGGTCGAGCCCGACGAGATCGGCCTCGACCTCGACCCGGCCGCGCTCGAGGCCGACCCGGCCGAGACCCCGCGGCACAAGCAGCCCCTGACGACCGGCCCGCTGGCCGGCTCGGTGCTCTCGCCGCAGACCTGGAAGCAGACGCTCGCGGCCGTCACCGGCCAGTCCTCCGACAGCACACCCCCGCGACGGCGAGCCTCGTGA
- the fliN gene encoding flagellar motor switch protein FliN: MSDVLDPTALAEAVAEAAAAALPAVTPLTPAPAQPGSPHVTAAFAGGAVVELDGGVPGRVVVLVGTELVEALASSPLGGLDVAAAVQPALDAAALRLGARARGARTLDLDAEDFDISKLLGGAFSTVPLIGTGIAAAVLVPETTLAGAREPISPEDAVPTAAEAVAAAALSAGDGPEPFVPAFGAPVAPPRGLELLQGVDMEVTVELGRTRMTVRDLLALTPGAVLELDRAAGSPADLLVNGRLVARGEVVVVDEDFGLRVTEILDANAAV, translated from the coding sequence ATGTCCGACGTGCTCGACCCCACCGCGCTGGCCGAGGCCGTCGCCGAGGCGGCCGCCGCCGCCCTTCCGGCCGTCACGCCGCTGACCCCGGCGCCGGCCCAGCCCGGCTCCCCCCACGTCACCGCCGCGTTCGCCGGCGGTGCGGTCGTGGAGCTGGACGGCGGGGTGCCCGGACGGGTCGTCGTCCTCGTCGGCACCGAGCTGGTCGAGGCGCTCGCCAGCAGCCCGCTCGGCGGCCTGGACGTCGCGGCCGCCGTCCAGCCGGCCCTCGACGCCGCCGCGCTGCGTCTCGGCGCCCGCGCCCGCGGGGCGCGCACCCTCGACCTCGACGCCGAGGACTTCGACATCAGCAAGCTGCTGGGCGGTGCGTTCAGCACCGTCCCCCTGATCGGCACCGGCATCGCCGCCGCGGTCCTCGTCCCGGAGACGACGCTCGCCGGCGCCCGCGAGCCGATCAGCCCCGAGGACGCCGTACCGACCGCGGCGGAGGCGGTCGCGGCCGCCGCGCTGTCGGCCGGCGACGGCCCGGAGCCGTTCGTGCCCGCCTTCGGCGCACCGGTGGCCCCGCCGCGCGGCCTGGAGCTGCTCCAGGGCGTCGACATGGAGGTCACCGTCGAGCTCGGCCGGACCCGGATGACCGTGCGCGACCTGCTCGCGCTCACCCCGGGCGCCGTCCTCGAGCTCGACCGCGCCGCCGGCAGCCCCGCCGACCTGCTGGTCAACGGGCGACTCGTCGCGCGCGGTGAGGTCGTCGTGGTCGACGAGGACTTCGGCCTGCGGGTCACCGAGATCCTCGACGCGAACGCCGCGGTCTGA
- a CDS encoding flagellar motor switch protein FliM, whose translation MTLQRPRRRPRTAEPTPYDFRRPIQLSREHQRTLQLGFDGFARQATTVFTSSLRTVCTVTLVGIEQRTYAEYVDSLGPSTYMTLFSADPMPGTGVLEIPLFATMSCLDHMLGGPGSDEQPDRPLTEIEDGVIRGLVERLLGEMRYSLDGIVALEPTVTGIEYSPQFAQVASAADVMVVVELELRIGERAHRVSICLPFTGLLPHLTNATGSGAVSDRERAQRAQSALLLQEQFQRVPVAVSVRFRPIALDPGTLSALEPGSVVRLTHPASAPLDVTVAGNTFAHATPGTRGQRLAALIVTTPEES comes from the coding sequence GTGACCCTCCAGCGGCCGCGCCGCCGACCCCGCACGGCCGAACCCACGCCGTACGACTTCCGGCGTCCGATCCAGCTCTCGCGCGAGCACCAGCGCACCCTCCAGCTCGGCTTCGACGGCTTCGCCCGCCAGGCCACGACGGTGTTCACGAGCTCGCTGCGCACGGTGTGCACGGTGACGCTGGTCGGGATCGAGCAGCGCACCTACGCCGAGTACGTCGACAGCCTCGGCCCGTCGACGTACATGACGCTGTTCTCGGCCGACCCGATGCCCGGCACCGGCGTGCTGGAGATCCCGCTGTTCGCGACGATGTCCTGCCTGGACCACATGCTCGGCGGGCCGGGCTCCGACGAGCAGCCGGACCGGCCGCTCACCGAGATCGAGGACGGCGTCATCCGCGGGCTGGTCGAGCGGCTGCTCGGCGAGATGCGCTACTCCCTCGACGGGATCGTCGCGCTGGAGCCGACCGTCACCGGCATCGAGTACAGCCCCCAGTTCGCGCAGGTCGCGAGCGCCGCCGACGTGATGGTCGTCGTCGAGCTCGAGCTGCGCATCGGCGAGCGCGCGCACCGGGTGTCGATCTGCCTGCCGTTCACCGGCCTGCTCCCCCACCTGACCAACGCCACCGGCAGCGGCGCCGTCTCCGACCGCGAGCGCGCCCAGCGCGCGCAGTCCGCGCTCCTGCTGCAGGAGCAGTTCCAGCGGGTGCCGGTCGCGGTGTCCGTGCGCTTCCGCCCCATCGCGCTCGACCCCGGCACGCTCTCGGCGCTCGAGCCGGGCTCCGTCGTCCGGCTGACCCACCCGGCGTCGGCACCCCTCGACGTCACCGTCGCCGGCAACACCTTCGCCCACGCCACCCCCGGCACCCGCGGCCAGCGTCTGGCCGCGCTCATCGTCACCACTCCCGAGGAGTCCTGA
- a CDS encoding flagellar basal body-associated FliL family protein has protein sequence MSTTLAAPAAATEQEPAKGGRTRTIGIVVLLVAVLAGAGWFFVLKPTDSAPKPGEVVALDSIQVNLAGGHYLRLGMALQLTASTKEADGSKALDAAIAVFSGLPVGEVNKPAVRETLRKQLEKRLEERYHGEVMEVYFTEFVTQ, from the coding sequence GTGAGCACCACCCTCGCCGCCCCCGCGGCCGCCACCGAGCAGGAACCCGCCAAGGGCGGGCGGACCCGGACGATCGGGATCGTGGTGCTGCTGGTCGCCGTGCTCGCCGGCGCCGGCTGGTTCTTCGTCCTCAAGCCGACCGACAGCGCGCCGAAGCCCGGCGAGGTCGTCGCCCTGGACTCGATCCAGGTCAACCTGGCCGGCGGCCACTACCTGCGCCTGGGCATGGCCCTGCAGCTGACCGCGAGCACCAAGGAGGCGGACGGCAGCAAGGCGCTCGACGCCGCGATCGCCGTCTTCAGCGGCCTGCCGGTCGGCGAGGTGAACAAGCCGGCCGTGCGCGAGACCCTGCGCAAGCAGCTGGAGAAGCGACTCGAGGAGCGCTACCACGGTGAGGTGATGGAGGTGTACTTCACCGAGTTCGTCACGCAGTAG
- a CDS encoding OmpA/MotB family protein, with translation MSTRPGSGPPRRRHREEEHEEAEEGKERWLVTYADMVTLLMVLFIVMFAMSTVDEKKYAQLKDGLADGFGREQSILNGASPISNSKGANDPGESSYQMLLAQVPEPQRGTVSKLLQEADRLRRDRAYGEARVEVERLLKVWRKIDKALRAKGLRDDVRATIDERGLVVSLVSQHVVFEPDVAVLTDRGRRVVDTLAPVLVALSEPLELDGHTNQEPVKPKYYPTDWELSLARAAHVLRRLEEVHHVPAARLRATGFGHTKPLVDPARSGSQKVNKRVDILVLSQAPAETRAFMGEAYEELRRQAGLDDPGAPVGSAGPAGGPEALGYPVTRQEERP, from the coding sequence ATGTCCACCCGGCCCGGCAGCGGTCCGCCTCGCCGGCGGCACCGCGAGGAGGAGCACGAGGAGGCGGAGGAGGGCAAGGAGCGCTGGCTCGTCACCTACGCCGACATGGTGACCCTGCTGATGGTCCTCTTCATCGTCATGTTCGCGATGTCGACCGTCGACGAGAAGAAGTACGCCCAGCTCAAGGACGGCCTCGCCGACGGCTTCGGCCGCGAGCAGTCGATCCTCAACGGCGCGAGCCCGATCAGCAACAGCAAGGGCGCCAACGACCCGGGCGAGTCGTCGTACCAGATGCTGCTGGCGCAGGTCCCCGAGCCGCAGCGCGGCACCGTGTCCAAGCTCCTGCAGGAGGCCGACCGGCTCCGCCGCGATCGGGCGTACGGCGAGGCGCGGGTCGAGGTCGAGCGCCTCCTCAAGGTCTGGCGCAAGATCGACAAGGCGCTGCGCGCCAAGGGCCTGCGCGACGACGTCCGCGCCACCATCGACGAGCGCGGCCTCGTGGTCAGCCTGGTCTCCCAGCACGTCGTCTTCGAGCCGGACGTCGCGGTCCTCACCGACCGCGGCCGGCGCGTCGTCGACACGCTCGCGCCCGTCCTGGTCGCCCTGTCCGAGCCGCTGGAGCTCGACGGCCACACCAACCAGGAGCCGGTGAAGCCGAAGTACTACCCCACCGACTGGGAGCTCTCCCTCGCCCGCGCGGCCCACGTGCTGCGCCGGCTCGAGGAGGTGCACCACGTCCCCGCCGCGCGGCTGCGGGCCACCGGCTTCGGCCACACCAAGCCGCTCGTCGACCCGGCCCGCTCGGGCTCGCAGAAGGTCAACAAGCGCGTCGACATCCTCGTCCTGAGCCAGGCGCCCGCCGAGACCCGCGCCTTCATGGGCGAGGCGTACGAGGAGCTGCGCCGCCAGGCCGGCCTGGACGACCCCGGCGCCCCCGTCGGCAGCGCCGGCCCGGCCGGCGGTCCCGAAGCACTGGGCTATCCCGTCACCCGTCAGGAGGAACGACCGTGA
- a CDS encoding motility protein A: protein MKDIATPVGIALGLVIIVAANMLEGGNPMSLLLLPPMLLVLGTTIMVTVAGGTMSDAKSAVKDLKRAFSGKVEPADELVPQVVTLAERARREGLLALEDSLREIDDPFLVKGVTMAIDGTDPEDVRDILEAELRAKRRDDKQSAKFFGDAGAYAPTIGIVGTVMGLVHVLENLATPDELGHLIAGAFVATLWGVMSANVIWLPISSRLKRLGELECARMEVAIEGVAAIQAGANPRLVAEKLRSLLPAGMAEREAA, encoded by the coding sequence ATGAAGGACATCGCCACCCCGGTCGGCATCGCGCTCGGCCTGGTGATCATCGTCGCCGCCAACATGCTCGAGGGCGGCAACCCGATGAGCCTGCTGCTCCTGCCGCCCATGCTCCTCGTCCTCGGTACGACGATCATGGTCACCGTCGCGGGCGGCACGATGAGCGACGCGAAGTCCGCGGTCAAGGACCTCAAGCGCGCGTTCAGCGGCAAGGTCGAGCCGGCCGACGAGCTCGTCCCCCAGGTCGTGACGCTCGCCGAGCGCGCCCGCCGCGAGGGCCTGCTCGCGCTGGAGGACAGCCTGCGCGAGATCGACGACCCGTTCCTGGTCAAGGGCGTGACGATGGCGATCGACGGCACCGACCCCGAGGACGTCCGCGACATCCTCGAGGCCGAGCTGCGCGCCAAGCGCCGCGACGACAAGCAGTCCGCGAAGTTCTTCGGCGACGCCGGCGCCTACGCGCCGACCATCGGCATCGTCGGCACCGTGATGGGCCTGGTCCACGTGCTGGAGAACCTCGCCACCCCCGACGAGCTCGGCCACCTCATCGCCGGCGCCTTCGTCGCCACTCTGTGGGGCGTCATGTCGGCCAACGTCATCTGGCTGCCGATCTCCAGCCGGCTCAAGCGCCTCGGCGAGCTCGAGTGCGCGCGGATGGAGGTCGCCATCGAGGGCGTCGCCGCCATCCAGGCCGGCGCCAACCCGCGCCTGGTCGCGGAGAAGCTGCGCTCCCTGCTGCCCGCCGGCATGGCCGAGCGCGAGGCCGCCTGA
- a CDS encoding flagellar FlbD family protein, with translation MISLTRLSGTTFLLNADLIERVDCTPDTVVTLVDGTKYLVSEPLDDVLAAVVDYRAAIVARAGLPDAATLPSVSPRPTARLTAVPPRGVTP, from the coding sequence GTGATCTCGTTGACCCGACTCTCGGGGACCACGTTCCTGCTGAACGCGGACCTGATCGAGCGCGTGGACTGCACGCCCGACACGGTGGTGACCCTCGTCGACGGCACCAAGTACCTCGTCTCGGAGCCCCTGGACGACGTCCTGGCCGCCGTCGTGGACTACCGCGCGGCGATCGTCGCGCGCGCCGGCCTCCCGGACGCGGCGACGCTGCCGTCCGTCAGCCCGCGCCCGACCGCCCGGCTCACCGCCGTGCCCCCGCGAGGAGTGACCCCATGA